A segment of the Vibrio aquimaris genome:
ATTATCACAGGTAACGGTGATGTTGTTCAGCCAGAAAACGATTTGATTGCGATTGGTTCAGGCGGCAATTTCGCTCAAGCTGCTGCGACGGCATTATTGGAAAATACTGAGTTGGACGCACGTGAAATTGCAGAGAAGTCCTTGAAAATTGCAGGCGACATCTGTGTGTTTACTAACCAGCATCACACTATCGAAGAACTAGAAACTCCAGAAGCTAACGCTGAATAAACAAAGATAGTGGTTATAGAATTTAAGGAATTGGATTATGTCTGAAATGACCCCTCGCGAAATTGTTCACGAACTTAATCGCCATATCATTGGCCAAGACAAGGCTAAACGTTCAGTTGCCATCGCTCTGCGTAATCGCTGGAGAAGAATGCAACTAGAAGAGAGTCTGCGCGTTGAGGTTACTCCCAAGAATATTCTTATGATTGGTCCAACAGGTGTAGGTAAAACGGAAATAGCGCGTCGTCTTGCTAAATTGGCTAACGCGCCTTTCATTAAAGTTGAGGCGACCAAGTTCACAGAGGTTGGTTATGTTGGTAAAGAAGTTGAAACCATCATTAGAGATTTGACCGATGTAGCAATCAAAATGACTCACCAGCAAGCAATGGAAAAGGTTAAATTCCGCGCGGAAGAGCAAGCTGAAGAGCGAATTCTTGATGCTCTTTTACCACCAGCACGTGATGCTTGGGGACAAAATGAGCAAACCGAGGAAAGTTCTAATACTCGTCAGACTTTTCGTAAGAAATTGCGTGAAGGTAAGTTAGACGACAAAGAAATTGAAGTTGATGTTGCAGCTCCGCAAATGGGGGTGGAAATTATGGCTCCTCCTGGTATGGAAGAAATGACAAACCAGCTTCAAGGTATGTTCCAAAATTTGGCCGGTGATGCTAAGAAAAAGCGCAAGCTGAAAATTAAAGATGCCTTTAAGACGCTGACTGAAGAAGAAGCGACCAAGCTGGTGAATCAGGAAGAACTAAAAGAGCAGGCCATTTTTAACGTTGAAAACAATGGCATTGTATTTATTGATGAAATCGACAAAATTTGTAAGCGTGGTGAAAGTTCTGGTCCGGATGTATCTCGCGAGGGTGTTCAAAGAGACTTGCTACCACTGATTGAGGGCAGTACGGTTTCAACTAAGCATGGTATGGTGAAGACGGATCATATTCTGTTTGTTACCTCAGGTGCATTCCAAGTAGCTAAACCTTCAGATTTAATCCCAGAGCTGCAAGGTCGTTTGCCTATCCGTGTTGAGCTTGAAGCGCTGTCTAGCGATGATTTCAAACGTATTCTCACTGAGCCAAAAGCGTCACTGACTGAGCAGTATGTTGCTCTAATGAAAACCGAGCAAGTGGACATTGAGTTTACTCAAGATGGCATTGCTCAAATAGCTGAAGCTGCTTGGACGGTGAATGAAACGACGGAAAATATTGGTGCTCGCCGTCTGCATACTGTTATGGAGCGTTTAATGGATGAGATTTCTTTTGAAGCGACAGACAAAGCTGGCTCAAAGATGACCATTGATGCGCAATACGTAAAAGAAAAGCTAGGCGATACCATAGAAGATGAAGACCTGAGCCGTTTTATCCTCTAGCCTATCTACGCAGCCTTTATTCGCGAGTATAGCCGATCACAAGATCGGCTTTTTCCTTTCCTGTCTCTTTTGATAAAAGTTGCTCTGACTCTCAGTGCTGCTCTCTGACATTTCTTTATCTATGCATCTGTATGGTGAATCGCTATAGTGGATTGATATTCATAGTGTAAGGAAACCGTATGTCGCCTTTAGAATCTCACTACCCACTTGATGATTTTATCGAATTTCCGGCTGAGGAAATGTCTGCTCGCGCTAAGAAAAATTATCAGCAGCTAAAACGTCGCCACTCTATTCGTAAATTTTCAGACCGATCTGTTGCTAAAGACATTATCGAAAACTGTATACGCGCCGCAGGGACGGCTCCAAGTGGTGCGAATCACCAGCCATGGCATTTTGTTGCCATTCACAGCGGTCAAGTGAAAGGGCAGATTAGACAAGCTGCAGAAGAGTTAGAGCGAACGTTTTATCAAGGACGAGCGGGTCAAGAGTGGCTAGATGCATTAAAGCCATTAGGTACCGATGCGGATAAGCCATATTTGGAGAAGGCGCCTTGGCTAATCGCTGTATTTTCGAAGAAAAAAGGTGGGTTGGCTAATGATGGTGAGCAGGCGAACTACTATGTGCATGAATCGGTAGGGATTGCGACTGGCTTCCTGATCCAAGCGCTACATAATGCAGGGCTGGCAACGCTAACCCATACTCCTAAACCCATGAGCTTTTTGACTGGTATATGCGGTCGCGATCCAGATGTTGATAGACCATATATGTTAATAGTGACGGGTTATCCAGACAAAGACGCTACCATACCAGAGCACGCATTAAACAAAAAAGCGCTTGAAGACATCGCCACTTTTATTGAATAGGAGTGGCGAGATTAAGTTCCTTCATCTCTGCACCCCATGTATAAGGGGCGCAGGTTTATACTTTGTTACAACATGATAATAAATATTACCGCCAAGACTGAGACCAAACCTGCAAAGGCATAACAGGCTATCTTACCAGTCAATCCAGCATGGATCTTGAGGTCGTGCATGCCATGATGAATACGATGCATCGCATGCCACATGGGTAGAGCCAAAGTCGCGATGATAAATAACCCTCCTATCAAGCTGCTACTAAAGCCTTTGACGCGTTGATAATCTAATGCCTCTGAATCAATGACTCCCAAGGGAATCAAAACTCCCAACACAAGAATAGTGACTGGAGTCACCATGGCAAACCATGTTCCTCCGGCGCCAAACAAGCTCCACCAGATTGGT
Coding sequences within it:
- the hslU gene encoding HslU--HslV peptidase ATPase subunit; the protein is MSEMTPREIVHELNRHIIGQDKAKRSVAIALRNRWRRMQLEESLRVEVTPKNILMIGPTGVGKTEIARRLAKLANAPFIKVEATKFTEVGYVGKEVETIIRDLTDVAIKMTHQQAMEKVKFRAEEQAEERILDALLPPARDAWGQNEQTEESSNTRQTFRKKLREGKLDDKEIEVDVAAPQMGVEIMAPPGMEEMTNQLQGMFQNLAGDAKKKRKLKIKDAFKTLTEEEATKLVNQEELKEQAIFNVENNGIVFIDEIDKICKRGESSGPDVSREGVQRDLLPLIEGSTVSTKHGMVKTDHILFVTSGAFQVAKPSDLIPELQGRLPIRVELEALSSDDFKRILTEPKASLTEQYVALMKTEQVDIEFTQDGIAQIAEAAWTVNETTENIGARRLHTVMERLMDEISFEATDKAGSKMTIDAQYVKEKLGDTIEDEDLSRFIL
- the frdD gene encoding fumarate reductase subunit FrdD, producing the protein MKPNFSVNTAPKRSDEPIWWSLFGAGGTWFAMVTPVTILVLGVLIPLGVIDSEALDYQRVKGFSSSLIGGLFIIATLALPMWHAMHRIHHGMHDLKIHAGLTGKIACYAFAGLVSVLAVIFIIML
- a CDS encoding nitroreductase family protein, with protein sequence MSPLESHYPLDDFIEFPAEEMSARAKKNYQQLKRRHSIRKFSDRSVAKDIIENCIRAAGTAPSGANHQPWHFVAIHSGQVKGQIRQAAEELERTFYQGRAGQEWLDALKPLGTDADKPYLEKAPWLIAVFSKKKGGLANDGEQANYYVHESVGIATGFLIQALHNAGLATLTHTPKPMSFLTGICGRDPDVDRPYMLIVTGYPDKDATIPEHALNKKALEDIATFIE